In Lactococcus protaetiae, the genomic window CGTCAACATAAAGAGAAAGGAGAATGTATTATGACATTCATCAACAAAAACAAACTCTTCGAGTACACTGTAACTCTAGATACTTCACAAAATATCTTTAAAGCATATCTTGCTAGTGATTTAACTATTTATGGTGCTGGTGATACAATCGAAGAAGCTGTGCACAATTTAGAAGAAATAGTCTAAGGAGCAAAAGCAAATGGGCGAGTATCCCTCTCAGTAGAAAGCATCTACTTTTGATATATAAGTGGGTGCTTTTTTGTTGTCTAAAACTCTCCTTAAATGTATTTTAATTAAAACAAATTTTCAAATATCTGCTATAATACGACATATGAATAAAAGTAGAATCGAAGCTCTAACAGACGGTATTTTTGCTGTCGTAATGACATTGACTGTTCTTGAATTTAAAGTGCCAAAAGACGGAAACCTGTTTTCTCCTAGACTATTGCTAATGCTTCTTATCTACGTAACCACATTTGTTGCACTAGCATCAATCTGGAACTCTCACCACCATGTCATGACCTTCTTAAAAAATAATCGTATTGATGAACTGTTATTATGGGTAAACCATTGGCTTTTACTGGTCATTTGCTTGTTTCCTTTTGCAACTGTTGTCCATGCTGAACATCCTCATTCGCTCATTGATAGTATTGCATACGTTACAATATATCTAATTATTTGGATAAGCTTAATTATTTTCAGCGAAATTATCTACAGACAATATAACAGGAGTGAGACCCTCCGGCTGCGTAATCGTCAAAGAATCAAAATCTTCCTCGTATTTTTACTACCAGGAGCACTCATATCTCTTATCTGGTTGTATGCTTTACCTATCGTAACAATATTAATGGCTCTATCTTGGGGAAGGCATAGCGACTTTGAATAAAAAAGAACTTTCTGTCTCTTTTTTTATTATTTAAAATATCAAAAAAACCGCTCAATAGAGCGGTTATATTGTGTTTCCTAACGACGACGTTCAGCGATACGCGCTTTTTTACCTTGCAATGCACGAAGGTAGTAAAGTTTCGCACGACGTACTTTACCATGACGAATGACTTCGATTTTTTCAACACGTGGAGTGTGAAGTGGGAAGATACGTTCTACACCAACACCATTAGAAATCTTACGAACTGTATAAGTTTCGCTGATTCCTGAATTTTTACGAGCGATGACAACACCTTCGAACATTTGGATACGTTCGCGAGTTCCTTCAACGACTTTCGCGTGAACTCGTACAGTGTCACCAGGACGGAAATCAGGAATATCAGTGCGGAGTTGCGCAGCGTTGATAGATTCAATAAGGTTCATTTTTTTCTCCTCTTGCCCATCATTAAGTAACTTCTACCCAGCGGATGAACAGTTTTATTAGTATGTTCTAAGACATACCAAATCATTATAACAAATCTATTTAATATTATCAAGAACCTTCTAAGTTTTTATCAAAGTAAGTGCGTTATTTTTACCCTTTGGGCTATGGCTGCCTAACTTTATTGTTCAAATTCTAAAGTTTTAGATCACCAGCTAATAACCTATTCGCTCAATGTCAACTTCTGATTGGTTAATCATATCCACGACTTTATGGATAAGGTACATTCGTTCATCAAGCTCATTGATTTGTTTGGAACAATTTTGTAATTCATTACTTAATTTTTCAGGAATTTTTCCATCATATTTATAGCGTACTTTGTGTTCCAATGTTGCCCAGAAATCCATTGCTGAGGTACGTAATTGTACTTCGACCCGACAGGTTTTTTCACCAAAAAGTTTGCCAATATTAACTTCCAAAATCATGTGATAACTTCGATAACCACTTTCTTTCACATTTTTTAGGTAGTCTTTTTCACTAACCACTTTAAAATCTTCTTGGTTTTTGATGATTTCTACTATTTCGTATATATTTTTAGCATAAGCGCAGATAATACGTATACCAGCTACATCTGATAAAAATTCCTCTGCAGCTTCTGCTGTGATTGGTAAATTTTTCTTTTTTAATTTTCCTGCAATGCTTTCTGGTGATTTGATACGATATTTGATATGTTCAATCGGATTAACTGGCTCAAAGTTATTATAATAAGCTTCTAGGTTCGAGAGCTGAGTCCTGACAATATCTAATGCACACTCGTATCTTACCAGTTTTTTCTTAAGTTTTTCAAATTCTTCGACTTCAAAACGAGTCTTCAAATAGTCTTTATCCATACATTCATTATAACAAATTTTTTTATAGAACACTTCGCATAGTTGTAAGCGTTTAAGTATTTTCAAATTTTATGCGATTTTTTGTTAACTTTAACTCTTCTTTTCTATGATTTCTTGATAGAAATACCCTAA contains:
- a CDS encoding TMEM175 family protein — protein: MNKSRIEALTDGIFAVVMTLTVLEFKVPKDGNLFSPRLLLMLLIYVTTFVALASIWNSHHHVMTFLKNNRIDELLLWVNHWLLLVICLFPFATVVHAEHPHSLIDSIAYVTIYLIIWISLIIFSEIIYRQYNRSETLRLRNRQRIKIFLVFLLPGALISLIWLYALPIVTILMALSWGRHSDFE
- the rplS gene encoding 50S ribosomal protein L19, which encodes MNLIESINAAQLRTDIPDFRPGDTVRVHAKVVEGTRERIQMFEGVVIARKNSGISETYTVRKISNGVGVERIFPLHTPRVEKIEVIRHGKVRRAKLYYLRALQGKKARIAERRR
- a CDS encoding GTP pyrophosphokinase, translated to MDKDYLKTRFEVEEFEKLKKKLVRYECALDIVRTQLSNLEAYYNNFEPVNPIEHIKYRIKSPESIAGKLKKKNLPITAEAAEEFLSDVAGIRIICAYAKNIYEIVEIIKNQEDFKVVSEKDYLKNVKESGYRSYHMILEVNIGKLFGEKTCRVEVQLRTSAMDFWATLEHKVRYKYDGKIPEKLSNELQNCSKQINELDERMYLIHKVVDMINQSEVDIERIGY